One part of the Planctomycetota bacterium genome encodes these proteins:
- a CDS encoding undecaprenyl-diphosphate phosphatase: protein MTILEGIGLGALQGLTEFLPVSSSGHLVLARALFRIEGAPVAMEVFLHAGSLVAILAFFRREILSLLTVRRHLVPALIVGTLPAAVLGLGLKGRIEWLFENPVGVGIGLLLSGTVLWVGERLATNHRPLDAVGVEIGFWVGIAQAIGLAPGVSRSGMTVSAGLASGLERGAAVAFAFLLGAIAIAGATVLKLREIADLGQVSLAPMLAGFAASVLTSLGSLAALSFIVQRKCLSVFAIYCYCVGAAVLLAKLTGVW from the coding sequence GTGACAATCCTTGAGGGAATCGGACTCGGAGCGCTGCAAGGCCTCACCGAGTTCCTGCCGGTGTCGAGTTCCGGGCATCTGGTGCTGGCGCGCGCTTTGTTCAGGATCGAAGGGGCGCCGGTGGCGATGGAGGTCTTCCTGCACGCGGGGTCGCTTGTGGCGATCCTGGCGTTCTTCCGCCGCGAGATTCTCTCGCTGCTCACGGTGCGGCGCCACCTGGTGCCGGCGCTGATCGTGGGCACCCTGCCGGCCGCCGTGCTCGGGCTCGGCCTCAAGGGGCGCATCGAGTGGCTCTTCGAGAACCCCGTGGGGGTGGGCATCGGCCTGCTCCTGAGCGGCACGGTGCTGTGGGTGGGCGAGCGGCTGGCGACCAACCACCGGCCCCTCGACGCCGTGGGGGTCGAGATCGGCTTCTGGGTGGGGATCGCGCAGGCGATCGGCCTGGCCCCCGGCGTGTCGCGCTCGGGGATGACCGTGAGCGCCGGCCTGGCCAGCGGCCTCGAGCGGGGCGCGGCGGTGGCCTTCGCCTTCCTGCTGGGGGCCATCGCGATCGCGGGCGCCACGGTGCTCAAGCTCCGGGAGATCGCCGACCTGGGGCAGGTCTCGCTCGCGCCCATGCTGGCGGGATTCGCCGCCTCCGTGCTCACGAGCCTCGGCTCGCTGGCCGCGCTCTCCTTCATCGTGCAACGCAAGTGCTTGTCAGTGTTCGCGATATACTGTTATTGCGTCGGCGCGGCAGTATTGCTTGCAAAGCTTACCGGCGTGTGGTAG